From the Mesotoga prima MesG1.Ag.4.2 genome, the window TGGTTCAACTATAGAACGCTTGGGATTGAAGTCCTTAAGAGTGGGAGGAGCTGAAGTTTCGGAAAAACATGCAGGATTCATTGTGAATAGAGGAGGCGCCTGTCAGAAGGACATTCTGACTCTGGTAGAGATAATTAGAAAGAAAGTTGAAGGGGCCACAGGCGTTATTCTCAATACCGAGATAGAAATTTGGAAGGAGGTTGAATAATGGTTGATGTAAGAATCGAGGAACCTGAAGATAATTTTACCGGGAACGGAGGACCAAAGAAAAGCTTTTTCTGGTCCGGCCTCTTTGTATTGCTGGTTATTGTCGCAATCGTTGCCGTGTATTTCTTGAGCGGCTTCTTTCTGGTTGGTCCCGATCAAGTGGGGCTGATAAAGCGGTTCGGCAAATTTACGAACAGCGTAGGGCCAGGACTTGGGTATCACCTGCCCTTTCCCATTGAAAGTGTAGTCGTTATCGACACTTCGAATTTGAGAAAACAGGAGATTGGGTTCAGGACGATCAGAACTGGGACCTATCAGACCTATGCAAACGAGTCCCTAATGCTTACCGGAGATGGAAATATCGTCTCGGTCGAGCTGGTTGTACAGTACTACGTGGGTGATCCTGCGAAGTTGGCTTTCACTATTGTTGACGACGGAGATATCGTAAGATTCACGACCGAATCGGTTCTCAGGGAGGAAGTTGCTTCGAGCACCATTGACTCGATATTGACAACAGAGAGGGACACTATTTCTATAAGGACTGCGGAGAGGGTTCAGGAAGAACTTGATAGACTTGATACAGGAATTATTGTGAAAAATGTTTTCCTTCAGGAGGTCGCTCCGCCGCAGCAGGTTATCACAGCCTTCGACGATGTGAATAGTGCCAAGCAGGACAAGGAAAAGCTAATCTACGAGGCTGAGAAATACACTAACGACATTATTCCAAAGGCCGAAGGAGAAGCTGCCCAGATAATTAAGGACGCCGAAGGCTATGCCCAGGAGAGAATCCTAAATGCCGAAGGAGAGGCCGAAAGATTCCTCGAAATTCTCGAGGAATATGAAAAGGCTCCAGACGTAACAAGAACGAGAATGTATCTTGAGACCCTTAACAAGATTCTTTCTGAAGCAAGCAAGACAGTTGTGCTCGATCAGAGCAGTGTTCTGAAACTCCTTGATCTTGAAGGGAGCGTGAGGTGATGAAATACAAAGTCATAATTTCCGTTGCGATCATCGTGGTAATTGCGATCATACTTCTGCCGAGTTTCTTCTTCATCATCGATGAAACTGAACAGGCCGTTGTTTTGAGATTTGGCGAGATTCAGAAATCCATCACCGAGGCCGGCCTTTATACTAAGACACCTTTCATCGACAACGTGAGAAAATTTGACAAACGTATACAGATATACGACGTAGATGCCGAAAGGATATATTCGAAGGACAAGAAGACGATTCTGGCCGATACTTTTGCTTTGTGGAGAATAGTAGATCCGAGGAAATTCATAGAGACAATGAAATCAGAACTGACTGCTCTTACACGAATTGATGATGTAGTGTACTCTCACGTGCGAAACACATTTGGAAAACTCGATTACGACGAGATCATTTCCGGAAAGAGAACGGATGTCCTTGATGAAATTACCGCTCTCGCTGCAAATGATATGAAGGACTTTGGAATTCAAATAATATCTGTTCGCGTTAAGAGAGCCGATTTGCCTGACGAAAATAGGAACGCCGTCTTCGAGAGAATGAAGTCCGAAAGAATTCAGGAGGCTTCGCTCATTAGAGCCGAAGGGAATAGAGAGGCACAGAAGTTGAGAGCCGAGGCGGATAAAGAGGCGCAGATTACGATCGCCAAAGCCCAGAAGGAAGCAGACATAATAATCGGAACAGGAGATGCTCGAGCGCTTTCAATCTATGCCGAAGCCTTCAACAGAGACCCCGATTTC encodes:
- the hflK gene encoding FtsH protease activity modulator HflK; translated protein: MVDVRIEEPEDNFTGNGGPKKSFFWSGLFVLLVIVAIVAVYFLSGFFLVGPDQVGLIKRFGKFTNSVGPGLGYHLPFPIESVVVIDTSNLRKQEIGFRTIRTGTYQTYANESLMLTGDGNIVSVELVVQYYVGDPAKLAFTIVDDGDIVRFTTESVLREEVASSTIDSILTTERDTISIRTAERVQEELDRLDTGIIVKNVFLQEVAPPQQVITAFDDVNSAKQDKEKLIYEAEKYTNDIIPKAEGEAAQIIKDAEGYAQERILNAEGEAERFLEILEEYEKAPDVTRTRMYLETLNKILSEASKTVVLDQSSVLKLLDLEGSVR
- the hflC gene encoding protease modulator HflC; protein product: MKYKVIISVAIIVVIAIILLPSFFFIIDETEQAVVLRFGEIQKSITEAGLYTKTPFIDNVRKFDKRIQIYDVDAERIYSKDKKTILADTFALWRIVDPRKFIETMKSELTALTRIDDVVYSHVRNTFGKLDYDEIISGKRTDVLDEITALAANDMKDFGIQIISVRVKRADLPDENRNAVFERMKSERIQEASLIRAEGNREAQKLRAEADKEAQITIAKAQKEADIIIGTGDARALSIYAEAFNRDPDFYEFMKRLEVYESTLEDANYILGPAMDFIDKLSKGE